The following are from one region of the Penaeus monodon isolate SGIC_2016 chromosome 19, NSTDA_Pmon_1, whole genome shotgun sequence genome:
- the LOC119585319 gene encoding microtubule-associated protein 6-like yields MAVDEGMLVFDEAVDEGMLVFDEAVDEGMLVLDDAVDEGMLVFDEAVDEAMLVFDEAVDEGMLVFDEAVDEAMLVFDEAVDEGMLVFDEAVDEAMLVFDEAVDEGMLVFDEAVDEGMLVFDEAVDEGMLVFDEAVDEGMLVFDEAVNEGMLVFDEAVNEGMLVFDEAVDEGMLVFDEAVDEGMLVLDEAVDERILAVDEAKAGNG; encoded by the coding sequence atggcggtggatGAGGGAATGCTGGTATTCGATGAGGCAGTGGATGAGGGAATGCTGGTATTCGATGAGGCGGTGGATGAGGGAATGCTGGTATTAGATGACGCGGTGGATGAGGGAATGCTGGTATTCGATGAGGCGGTGGATGAGGCAATGCTGGTATTCGATGAGGCGGTGGATGAGGGAATGCTGGTATTCGATGAGGCGGTGGATGAGGCAATGCTGGTATTCGATGAGGCGGTGGATGAGGGAATGCTGGTATTCGATGAGGCGGTGGATGAGGCAATGCTGGTATTCGATGAGGCGGTGGATGAGGGAATGCTGGTATTCGATGAGGCGGTGGATGAGGGAATGCTGGTATTTGATGAGGCGGTGGATGAGGGAATGCTGGTATTCGATGAGGCGGTGGATGAGGGAATGCTGGTATTCGATGAGGCGGTGAATGAGGGAATGCTGGTATTCGATGAGGCGGTGAATGAGGGAATGCTGGTATTCGATGAGGCGGTGGATGAGGGAATGCTGGTATTCGATGAGGCGGTGGATGAGGGAATGCTGGTATTAGATGAGGCGGTGGATGAGCGAATATTGGCAGTGGATGAGGCAAAAGCAGGTAACGGATGA